One Danio rerio strain Tuebingen ecotype United States chromosome 9, GRCz12tu, whole genome shotgun sequence genomic region harbors:
- the faima gene encoding Fas apoptotic inhibitory molecule a, producing MSGDLVAVWEVALSDGVHRIEFEHGTTTGKRVIYIDGKEVIRRDWMFKLVGKETFNVGSTDTKATINIDAVSGFAYEYTLEINGQSLRKYMENRSKVTSTWLLNLDGIDCRVVLEKDTMDIWCNGQKMETAGEFVEDGTETHFTLGDHDCCIKAVSSGKRRDGIIHTLLVDGMEISEAE from the exons ATGTCTGGAGATTTGGTAGCTGTGTGGGAAGTGGCTTTGAGTGATGGTGTGCACAGGATTGAATTTGAACATGGCACAACCACAGGAAAAAGAGTTATTTACATTGATGGAAAG GAAGTCATAAGAAGAGATTGGATGTTCAAACTGGTTGGAAAGGAGACTTTTAATGTGGGTAGTACAGATACAAAGGCCACTATTAACATCGATGCAGTGAGTGGCTTTGCATATGAATACACTCTAGAGATTAATGGACAGAGCCTCAGGAAGTACATGGAGAACCGCTCTAAAGTGACCAGCACATGGCTCCTTAACCTGGACGGCATTGACTGCAGGGTGGTTCTGG AGAAAGATACCATGGATATATGGTGCAATGGACAGAAAATGGAAACAGCT GGTGAGTTCGTGGAGGACGGTACAGAGACACACTTCACTCTGGGTGACCATGACTGCTGCATCAAAGCTGTGAGCAGCGGCAAGAGACGAGATGGCATCATTCACACACTGCTGGTGGACGGCATGGAGATCTCCGAGGCAGAATGA
- the faima gene encoding fas apoptotic inhibitory molecule a isoform X1, which produces MSGDLVAVWEVALSDGVHRIEFEHGTTTGKRVIYIDGKEVIRRDWMFKLVGKETFNVGSTDTKATINIDAVSGFAYEYTLEINGQSLRKYMENRSKVTSTWLLNLDGIDCRVVLG; this is translated from the exons ATGTCTGGAGATTTGGTAGCTGTGTGGGAAGTGGCTTTGAGTGATGGTGTGCACAGGATTGAATTTGAACATGGCACAACCACAGGAAAAAGAGTTATTTACATTGATGGAAAG GAAGTCATAAGAAGAGATTGGATGTTCAAACTGGTTGGAAAGGAGACTTTTAATGTGGGTAGTACAGATACAAAGGCCACTATTAACATCGATGCAGTGAGTGGCTTTGCATATGAATACACTCTAGAGATTAATGGACAGAGCCTCAGGAAGTACATGGAGAACCGCTCTAAAGTGACCAGCACATGGCTCCTTAACCTGGACGGCATTGACTGCAGGGTGGTTCTGG GGTGA